In Hemicordylus capensis ecotype Gifberg chromosome 3, rHemCap1.1.pri, whole genome shotgun sequence, one DNA window encodes the following:
- the ATP5MK gene encoding ATP synthase membrane subunit K, mitochondrial, translated as MAGHDSGSQHQFTGFQKYFNTYTLIGRRNYVLATYASIAMVILYFKLRPKKQVPAVTEK; from the exons ATGGCAGGTCATGATTCTGGGTCGCAACACCAGTTCACAGGGTTTCAGAAATACTTCAATACCTACACCCTGATAGGCAGAAGGAAT tATGTGCTAGCCACATATGCAAGTATTGCAATGGTCATCTTGTACTTTAAACTGAGGCCTAAGAAACAAGTACCAGCTGTGACAGAGAAATAA